The following coding sequences are from one Burkholderia stabilis window:
- a CDS encoding acyl-CoA dehydrogenase family protein, producing MDFVFDEDQEALADSVKRLLMTEMTPELIRELWATPTGRSDALWALFASQGLTAVSVPEAYGGLGLTEAEWALLAQTYGYFGSPEPLLDTALVSAGVLARLPASDWRDALLRDIAEGRARVALVHPVNPYAADVHVAQTLLCEHRGELHRVDPAQCAWRAVDSVDPSRRLFTLDWEPAAATRIADAEEAAPLLARALDHGAFAVAAQLLGLTQRVLDVAIDYSAQRKQFGKAIGSYQALKHLLADVAIRYEFARPVVARAAQAIADDHPQRAVFVSHAKLAATAAAQLAARHTMQVHGAIGYTWELDLQIFMKRIWALSGSWGDSAFHKARVADAILGDALPIGPAQTFDLEELN from the coding sequence ATGGATTTCGTATTCGATGAAGACCAGGAAGCGCTCGCGGACAGCGTGAAGCGCCTGCTGATGACCGAGATGACGCCCGAGCTGATCCGCGAGCTCTGGGCCACGCCGACCGGCCGCTCGGACGCGCTGTGGGCGCTGTTCGCGTCGCAGGGGCTGACCGCCGTGTCGGTGCCCGAGGCGTACGGCGGCCTCGGCCTGACCGAGGCGGAATGGGCGCTGCTCGCGCAGACCTACGGTTACTTCGGCAGCCCCGAGCCGCTGCTCGACACGGCGCTCGTGTCGGCCGGCGTGCTGGCGCGGTTGCCCGCGAGCGACTGGCGCGACGCGCTGTTGCGCGACATCGCCGAAGGGCGCGCGCGCGTCGCGCTCGTGCATCCGGTGAACCCGTATGCGGCCGACGTGCACGTCGCGCAGACGCTGCTGTGCGAACACCGCGGCGAGCTGCACCGCGTCGATCCCGCGCAGTGCGCGTGGCGCGCGGTCGACAGCGTCGACCCGTCGCGGCGCCTGTTCACGCTCGACTGGGAACCCGCGGCGGCCACGCGCATCGCGGATGCGGAGGAAGCCGCGCCGCTGCTGGCACGCGCGCTCGACCACGGCGCGTTCGCGGTGGCCGCGCAATTGCTCGGCCTCACGCAGCGCGTGCTCGACGTCGCGATCGATTACAGCGCGCAGCGCAAGCAGTTCGGCAAGGCGATCGGCTCGTACCAGGCGCTCAAGCATCTGCTCGCGGACGTGGCGATCCGCTACGAGTTCGCGCGGCCGGTGGTCGCGCGCGCCGCGCAGGCGATCGCCGACGATCACCCGCAGCGCGCGGTGTTCGTGTCGCACGCGAAGCTCGCGGCGACGGCGGCCGCGCAACTGGCCGCGCGTCACACGATGCAGGTGCACGGCGCGATCGGCTACACGTGGGAGCTCGACCTGCAGATCTTCATGAAGCGCATCTGGGCGCTTTCCGGCAGCTGGGGCGACAGCGCGTTCCACAAGGCCCGCGTGGCCGACGCGATTCTCGGCGACGCATTGCCGATCGGCCCCGCGCAGACCTTCGACCTCGAGGAACTGAACTGA
- a CDS encoding acyl-CoA dehydrogenase family protein has translation MNLTYTPQQQAFRAEIREWLAAHVPRERLPSFDTEEGFAAHREWERTLHSGRWSMVTWPRELGGRGCDLIEWLIFEEEYWRADAPMRVNQNGIFLLGPTLMDFGTPEQKARFLPAMAAGEHVWAQGWSEPNAGSDMAAIRTTAVRIGDEYVLNGQKIWSTRAVWADWLFGLFRSDPESSRHHGLTFLMVPLSAPGITVRPIRQLNGQTGFAEIFFDDVRVPVENRLAAEGAGWQVAMATAGFERGLMLRSPARFQRTAQALRDLYLAHRDSADRDPTLRERVVSAWMDAQAYALSTYATASRLLKGGHIGAESSTNKVFWSELDLRMHQTALDILGAHGEVVPQTAAQHATLGHWLDGFLFAQAGPIYAGTNEIQRNIVAERMLGMPRA, from the coding sequence ATGAACCTGACCTATACGCCGCAACAGCAGGCGTTCCGCGCGGAAATCCGCGAATGGCTCGCCGCGCACGTGCCGCGCGAGCGGCTGCCGAGCTTCGACACCGAGGAAGGCTTCGCCGCGCACCGCGAATGGGAGCGCACGCTGCACTCGGGCCGCTGGAGCATGGTCACGTGGCCGCGCGAGCTGGGCGGGCGCGGTTGCGACCTGATCGAGTGGCTGATCTTCGAGGAAGAGTACTGGCGCGCCGACGCGCCGATGCGCGTGAACCAGAACGGCATCTTCCTGCTCGGCCCGACGCTGATGGATTTCGGCACGCCGGAGCAGAAAGCGCGCTTCCTGCCCGCGATGGCGGCCGGCGAGCACGTGTGGGCGCAGGGCTGGTCGGAGCCGAACGCGGGCTCGGACATGGCCGCGATCCGCACGACGGCGGTCCGCATCGGCGACGAGTACGTGCTGAACGGCCAGAAGATCTGGTCGACGCGCGCGGTGTGGGCCGACTGGCTGTTCGGGCTGTTCCGCAGCGATCCCGAATCGTCGCGCCACCACGGGCTCACGTTCCTGATGGTGCCGCTGTCCGCGCCGGGCATCACGGTGCGGCCGATCCGGCAGTTGAACGGGCAGACAGGCTTCGCGGAGATCTTCTTCGACGACGTGCGTGTGCCGGTGGAGAACCGGCTCGCGGCCGAAGGCGCGGGCTGGCAGGTCGCGATGGCGACGGCCGGCTTCGAGCGCGGGCTGATGCTGCGCTCGCCGGCGCGCTTCCAGCGCACCGCGCAGGCATTGCGCGACCTGTATCTCGCGCACCGCGACAGCGCGGATCGCGATCCGACGCTGCGCGAGCGCGTGGTGTCGGCCTGGATGGATGCGCAGGCGTATGCGCTGTCGACCTACGCGACCGCGAGCCGGCTGCTCAAGGGCGGTCACATCGGCGCGGAGTCGAGCACCAACAAGGTGTTCTGGTCTGAACTCGACCTGCGCATGCATCAGACAGCGCTCGACATCCTCGGCGCGCACGGCGAGGTCGTCCCGCAGACGGCCGCGCAGCACGCGACGCTCGGCCACTGGCTCGATGGCTTCCTGTTCGCGCAGGCCGGCCCGATCTACGCGGGCACCAACGAGATCCAGCGCAACATCGTCGCCGAACGGATGCTCGGCATGCCGCGCGCGTAA